The Solenopsis invicta isolate M01_SB chromosome 3, UNIL_Sinv_3.0, whole genome shotgun sequence region AATTAGCATTATAATGTTATGGCTTTTAATCTAtgttatgatttttttacttaCGAGATAGAAAATTCTCGTGCCTACCTAGTGACAGTGCCTTGTACTGttcaaaaattttctgtttttcttacatttctgtgtaaataaattatgtagagaaaatgtaaatatgGTCTACCTAAGCTTTACgatcttttctaattttttgctgagtacaaaattaaaaattgacggTTATATTCAAAGTAGGAaacatttcaaaacattaattacaaatatgggACAATATTTATGTGAGTGCAGCAAGGATTTTTAAAAGTACCATTTAGCTCATATTTTGCACATATGCACTcaatctaattatatatttttttcatttttacaaaaattagaatgaataaaatgatCCAACGTTATATTTACAAGTTTATTAATATACTGACATGTTTAGTGACATATtgatatataagaatatataaagaaatttcgTCAACAATCCATTTAGTAAACAATGACTTAACTTTATGGGTAAAATCAATCGAATACTGTTTTAAAGGATCAAAGTCCAGTTTGTGAAGAGTTATTAGATGTATTCTGTGCAACAATCATGATTAACAAGGTTCAATAACAAGTTTtcattacatttatatgtatttatctatgcattttgatttaaaaatatatatttaaacagaggtaaaaaatttgtaatgttttttcattatttttttctattctccAGTTtctgatatttaacatttatataacaaaataattataagagatagcaacaaggttttttcttttttcaattcaaaatgtctcttttgaaacattttttgaagatttaaaattagttaattataaaaaaattaataatttattgaattttacgtcacaatatctccgctcgtaggacactaagagaaaaaaataaaaataaaaacacttataCAATTTATACCCAAACTATCAATTAAGGCCACTCAGAACTTAATCAGTTCAAACATTACTGAGATCCGCTAATCTCGAAAGTTGTGCTGGCTTgcataaaaagatataaaacacTCTTGCGCTCGTTCCTCGCGCTGCGCGAGACACTATCGTGTTTCCTGATACTAAAATACTGATCTTTATTTGTCGCTCTACTGGCAATGTAAACCGTGGATCACATAAGATAAGTCCTTGTAACATCAATAACACACTATTGATACGTAACTAGACAGCACATTATTTCTCTTATTCATTCATCatcaattttaatgtaatgtataataaGTAGATCATCAATGCGGTTTAGTTATTACATCTTTTCGTtacttgtaattaaataaatatttttttttaaacattaaagattaaagattttaaataaatatttgtaccaGGACACTTTGTAGGTGTATTTGTGTGtgtaaaataatgaacaaaatttataattttatcttttaaaatgttctccacaattataattataatttaactttcaGTAGCACATGCAGAATTTGAAAACTCATCCAAATATCATGTGGGGTAGAGCAAATATAGCTATTGTGATCTTTCTTCTGGGATGGTTATGCATTTTCACTCGTGCAGAAGGTATGTTTTTCCGTTTATATACAAGATTCAGTGGAGTAACTACCAAGGGAGCAGAGGAAGCTGCGGCCCCAGGCCCAAGTCGTTAGAACccttaaaactttatttttttttttttttatttacattatccgATACCATTTGCCTTAACATTTTATAAGTCGTTTCCAGTAAATCTCTATATCAAAAGATATacaattaatgcaaaaatattaaaaacgtttatattAGTAACTTTTATTGTAAGGTCCCggtaaaaaattgttcatatatattaaaatataaataattatacgtaattatgTATAATGACTGCACATAATTTTATGTAGTCATTACATATAActgcatataattatatatgtataactatatataataataaatgaaaattttttttgcaaagacttaacataatataaaatttttatggtcAGCGCtactaaattttttcagaaataacttgataaaatttaagGCAAAAAGATACTTTGTTACTATAATAAGCTAAGAAGTTCGAATGTTCGTGCATGATCCCGTGTCGCGTGCGGAGAATTGCTCTGTGCAAATTATGTgcaatataaagtatataagtacataatatatatactgAAAAGTTTTTAGAGATTTttgtttgcataaaattttgcgTAATAATTTATACTTCAAAATCACTGTCTGGGAGTTTTTGAGGTCACTGATTACGAATTCGATGTCaagaattcaaaatttaaaatagcgaacaaaattatcaaaatcaatcgCTTGAAACTTGTTATTCAAATGTTTTTCAAGGTCTCTGATTATGAATCCgatgtcaaaaatataaaattcgaaATGCCAAATGTAATATGGCGGACTAATATGgcaaacgtaatttttaaagtttcaagtGAATTCggttaatattgaaaattccaCCCGCTatattggatccgccattttaaattttatattattcataccGGATTTGTACTCAGCGACCCCAAAACCCTTCGAATAACaagtttcacaaaattatattcattagaAAAAGTACCGCAAAaggttaaaataattcaattgacCAGACCTTACCAGACtacgattaataaatagattattttaaactttacaacttttgtttaaaatatttttctcagaaatgcttagttttcaagatataagAAGTTTGTGATATTTTGTACATTctttatatgatatataaatatataaaacatatatgtgTATCACTAGAcccaaaagaattaaaatatgaaatataatatccTTGGATcgattataaataatgaaaaaactgACATCATCAGCTAGCAACGCTGAGGTATCATTGGCCGGAACTGAAGCGGAAACCATTCTTGAGCGAGCGGCTACGTGGTTATGGAGTCAACGGGATAAGGATGCCGGTTGGGGTAATGACACACATCGAGTACTTTTGGTTCTTCGTTTGGCCAATCTCTCTCATGATGATAACATCGCTCCACCGGCACCGCTTGAATTGCAACTTATTGCTAAACAAATGGAACTGGAAATAGTGCTTTTGCTCTGGaggtaaaaacttttaataatttttctgacgTGTGATAATTTCATCattcaacacaattatttttgtagaaaaatacttcCTTTGTTTGCTCTTAAAAAAAATGGGTTTtgtattttcctttttatttaattgtgcatttaaaaataaatttcattttttcgatatttttgttACTGAAAACAAAgtcgcaaataaaattgttctatcATGTCATATTTCCAGTAAACAATTATTAGCAAATTAAGTTGACATCAAACTCGCTCAAAAATTGGCAAAACCGTAACTTGTCAATAAGTTGTATCAATAAGTTCGTCTTTTGGTGGCAAATCTTGAATACACAATCAGAcaacaaattatcataatatataataaatattgaataattgtagtaatttttttctttgtattaaataagtttgtctttttaatttattatcaattttttaaacttttaatgtaTGTACGCGTCAAAGAATGTATTTTTACGCCATATATcaggtataaattttttcatattaaatgcTCTTATATGAATTGTTTGCCACCGCTAATGTTTACAGACATCGGGAAATTGGGTTTTCTCCAGTACAACTGGCACGTTACACTTTGGCTTTGAATGCGATGTGCATGGACCCGAGACAGTTCCATGGTCACGATTTAATTGGTACATTACAACATCATGAACCGCCGACTGATTACGATTTTGCGCTGACTACGCTTGCAGCATGCAGTGCGCAAGCACACGTGCGTAAACGTCAGATGCGCCGTCTCTTAGATATCGCGAATGCTGCAAGGGATCATAACGTCGGTGAgttgtcttttatttatttaaaaacttatgtACAATATTAAGATGCTCATTagcattagtattattaaatttcttgtgAATTTAATTCTTTACATTATACACATATTAGTTTCAATTTAGGACTGTATTTTAAGATCAATAAATATGAGACACGTAATATGcatgaattaaagtaataataatagtgtAAGGAAGTGGATGGAATTAAAATAatccttaagaggatgctaaagtaccacgaattaccgacatttacagtgcattaaatatttttggattggctttacagaatcacaaaaactttttagaattgaaatacgcgtaaaaagaaagggtgctcaggtcaattttataagaaaatcgaacaaaaatttaataaatcattaaaaattcactcgtatagccgtcacctgaggttaactttaccttaatacagaagttgtgtagctcgtgcgtacaaaatgatagtagagcacccttcagaaaacatgcacgaataacactgaccttgcaaagttacgattgaacgcctaacaaaaaagatacgctaatgtgcttttaccacgcgcatatttcgctcagcgaagctgaactgtcataaacagagcaatatggagcccaacagtagttgataggacttttcgcagatggcgaaataatcaaaaaacaaagacagatctatgcaatggacaaagagcaatagcctggtcttgctcgaaaaataatctacagtgatctgtaggaccgacgtcgaggaagttcttctgttactttagcatcctcttaacgtCACGTAGATCTATAAAGTACTCTGTGATTTTCCGCTCGTTTTCGAAATTAGCTCATTAAACCTAGCTCAGTATTATATATGAGTATATAATAGCCTATAAGACTGCTCACCCTCTTTTCCACTATAACTATAAGAAATACATAATCTGTATCTTTTATAAGCAAGTGCAGGATAGTGACACAAGATATACAGGCTGTCTTGACTTTTTTCCGTAGTTTATAGTCTTTTTGGTCGACAAatccaaaattatattaatgtgcTCTGAAGGTATCGTAGGAAAGCTAATTCTCATTTTCAGTCTATTCTTGTTTATTGCTGACAACTCTTTTGTTCTATTTGTCATGGAATCACTCATCTCATGCTCATCTGTTTGGATCGTCGTTCAGGAGCCGACTTGCTACCTTAAGGAGCTCTAATACTCCTGTTTTAACCatctttttataacttttcttCCGATGACAAAagagacgctgatggtctgtgaAGCTGGATCCATTTGAATCCCCAGCTTTGCCAACCAATCCATCGTCTCGTTACCCTAGTGTTCAGAAATCCAGAGTAAGGTCATGTTGCTTTAGTTTTGTCAGCACTTGCATACAGTCTTAAATTAGACAAGTCTATAGAAGTCTTAACAAATGCTCCAATAGCTGCTCTGCGATCTGAACAGAGCGATCTAACAAGCACCGAATGTTTCCCTGTGGACAACTCCCAGTCGCAAACTTCAGAGTTTCTTCATgactgataattaaatttttatccatCAGCATATCTTGTATTTAGTCTACGAGTGCCTGGTGGATTGCTTCTACGATTGTTTCATTTGAGATGCTATTGAAAGCTCTTGCTAATGTCAATGAAAACTCCTATTGCAAGTATTTTGTTTCCAGTTGTACTTCAACCCCATTCACAAAATGACGTAGTGCAGTATCTGTCGACTTACCCTATAGATTTCCCGTGCACGTTACCAAagtttttttgtcaattttataaatgtataaattccATATCTTTATTTTGTTCTGAACTATGCTTGGAAATGCtcgtaaacaaatttttactaataatgaGTAAAATTTCTAGATACTATTGCGATGTTGATTCTGGCGCTGCGGTGTATCGTTCAGGATCATCGGCATCGTAATCTTCATCACATCGTTCGTAAACCGTCGATGGAGCTGGCGCGACAGCAAAGGCATGATGGCAGTTTTGGCGACCTGCGCAATACTGTATTGGTAATGCAAGCATTAGAGGAAGTTGAGAATGAACCGGCAGATAACTGGAACAGATCTGCAGCTTTAACCTGGCTAATCAATCAACAACGACCAGATGGTTCTTTTCACGGCAATGTTCATGCCACTGCCGAAGCGATGTTAGGAGTTGCGCCGCGTGGATTGGCCAGCATTCGAGCTCTAGACTGTGGACAGAATTTGTCGGATAATACGCCACCTCGTCTAACTACAAGCAACggtaaatcatttattattataaaatattaattatttacttttatacctTGAACAAGAACTATAATTTTGACTACAGGTAAATTAAATGTAGAGTTGGTAGTCTTAGTATTTTAATTACGAAAATCTCTTTTAATCCTTGTAACCAATTTCTTTATAAGTCCGTAAATGGTCATATCAAGGTTTTAGTACTGAAATAATGgttcttgtgtgatttttaaattttctaatcttCTAAACTGTGCGCTATTACTTCCGATTCCaaacacatattttattaaattatgtaatatgttAGTGCAATTTCTGCCtcgaaataaatagaataaacaaaataaattttttgtaagttGCAGATATTGGGACATCCGATAACCATAGCGAGATTTCTTTGTCATCAGACATGTCgggaaataatacaaataatatagataCTACGCTAACCACGGGCACCGTGGCGCCAGTGCTCGTAAATGTATCGTATACATTGTGGGTCGGCAGCAATGTAAACGAAACATACAATTTGACAGTGACTGCACCCAAAAACGAAACTTTCTACAGTGTGATGCTATTGGCAGCAAGCATGTCTTCCCATTTTCAATTTAGCGCGTCCGAATGGCCTAATGGTCATTATGTTCACACACTGGCTGGCTACAAAGAGGAACCTATGTCCTATCACTACTGGTTACTTTATAGATTGCCTTCGCCGCCAGAATCATCTTCGCCACCTGGAAATCAACTGGTTGCACCTGGAGGTATGAATTTcttactcaaaattttttataataataatttctaaatgttaATACCATGAACCCTAGAATGGTTATATCTATTTTTGCACTCTTAAAAGATTTAGTGGGCTTTAAATGAACCCCATTCTTTATCATAGTGTAAAATGCTTTATATGCGTTATACATATAACGTACAATAAGTCAACCTCTTCATCTTTTAATAAAGAAGAGaatgaaatttcattattttaaccGGAAGTTGGTTAAAAACTGTTTAAAGGAAAAATGTgcagataaaatgtaaaaataaattttttattaaacaattgctaacttttttctaattaactgattttaaatcttcaaaaaaagttttaattgggCTTTGGGACATCTAGGCCAACTCAGTAACGTAATTTGAAAATTCTCTTGGGATACAAATGCATCTCAAATACCATTCTAAGGTTAacgaaaaattatacaataactaATAGTAATAACAGTAACAATAAATattggccggtattcataatcggtttttatatttaagactaTTTTGAGTTTTGTTCTAACAAAGGAAACCCGGCAAGAACGGATCAtcgattttaatcaaattttataggTGTGTAATGTTCACTCAAatctttactgtagtaaagccgtAAGTTGCGGAAATTAGGCATTTTCGAAGAAGTGAcgataataattacatatttttagtaCCTATAGTAtcgttacagaagaacgattaTCAAGTCAGCGACGTTAGCATGCGGCGTTAGTGCGTTAACTGCAACGTTCAGGGTCCCAGGTtcgatttatattaaataagtaaaaacgatttaaaaattattacaacaatttaaaaatataagatttaaataaaaaagtctcATCCACGTGGATCAAACCCTGGGATTCGAGTGTAGCAGTCCTATAGGTACTATAGgtactggaaatatttaattattatcattttctcgagaatgcctaatttCTGCAACTTACGGCTTTATTACAGTAAAGGTTAGAGTGACTGAATACAACACAtccgtaaaattttattaaaatcgatggTCCCGTGGCCCTTGAGAGTATAAAATCATGTTttcatcaatattaataaagtgtaCTGTTAGGTTTCCAAAAATTAAGGGAGGGTGTGTGTCACTTTAAAAAGTTACTTGTGTCGGCATTGACAACTTTTCTctattatacatttacatttaatgtaaaaatattttttaataaaaaatttatttgtagaaaaatttaattagacaATATGTAGCAACAAGCATATTAACTTATCAGTAATTTTGCTATTTCTCCGTGTTTACAGGTGTTGATAACTTGCAGATTAGCGAAGGAGAACATTATCTTTTCTGGTATAAGAAGCTATGAAGTATACAACGAAAAGAACAGAgcacaaaataaattgtaatgaaaaGAAACTAACATAAGAAAAAGGATGAATACTTCGAAGAATACAAAGAGGAAAGTGAATAAAGAAAGcgataattatacaaatatggGAAAAAGAGCAAAGGAGAGAAAATTGATGAGTGAagtgaatgaataaataaatgaatgacTGAATGAATGGATGAACGAATGATTGAACGAATGAAGGAACTGGATGATGTAATGAGCAGAAGAGAGAATAAGTTAAGAATGAATGAGTAGAGCGAATGAAAGCgaggaagagagggagagagagagagtgagagaggaagggtgagagagagagagagagagagagagtgagagaggaagggtgagagagagagagagagagagagagagagagagagagagagagagagagatctcgAAAGCGAGATTCAGTATTCACTGCCATCGCTATTATCGAcactttaaaaaagtttcattacATTAATTCGAAATAAAGGATTAGAATCTAATCATTAGATGAAGGAAAATATGTAGACGTAGATATTTATAGGTACATTAAATTGGCAATGATTTTTCATTAGTGATTACTTGAACTTGAAGGATCTGGTAAAATAAACATATGGATTGCTAGGTCAATATCAAGACACGTAcataaaaactatatatatatatatatatatatatatatatatatatatatatataacaattctGTTAACACGTTGAATGCCGTAATTAGTGTTAAGATTCGATAACAAAcgtataataattgaatttagaCTAACATATTCTTTGAACACTTTTATGTGATCAGAATAacataataacaattatatatcaTAACAGGATCCTAAACTGATggaattattgatatttttttttggttaatttcttcaaattgattttgtaaagtttaaaatcttttaCGCAATTAAAgtatggaaaaataaaaaaggggcAACAAGCGAATTTCATGCTAATAACAAAAAGATttcttaaacttttaaaaaatgtaatgtgttaaaaatttttttattttttaacatgaaatatttattccctttctttttattcatattttaaatgtgtaaaacAATTTAGAAGTGAAGTCTTAGTAAGGTTAATTTAAAGATAAGAAAAGTTGGGGGAAAGTGCCATAACTTAAGCCTTTCTTCAGGAAGCATGTTATGAAATCAAGTgacaaaaaatcaatataatattcttgaaatcctcatttctttatacaaatagaataattaaattttaacattttaaatttttgagaaaaaagaattaaataagtCACGAAAAACTGGCATCTCCCCTAACATATTGATAAGTGAGGTTGATAGATAAGATGCCACCTCctatgaaaaaaatgtcaacTATTTAAATAGTACGACTTAATAGAAACTTACTTTTGCTTATCTATAGTAgacaatcaagttaaaaattataaaaacacaaaaataaatatgataaaatgtaaattggTAATTTATGAAGCAACTTCTTatactttcatatttttatagatttaagcatttatttcataaatttatttcataaatttaaattgtgtagaattatacaaaacatacaaaatttcaattttatatcattttaatgaAAGTGTTAAACtcgaataattattacaaatatgttattggaccgatagtgtaacaacacaatgatagtaagaaagctttcttcggttgcagctagatcttagtgcttatatttatttgtgtgattttatatacttctccgaattctcTTCCtcacagttttttcaggggagaatgggtatatagatgcaaatcagcatcaattattatattaaattaatcaatttaatataaataatgatattactaattcttattcgacatgctgtgttatgaccaaaattaattcggcgcacattctagttgaattcggagaagtatataaatcacacaaataaatataagcactaaaatctagctgcgaccaaagaaggctttcttactatcatcgaataattatgttttatataaactgGCATCTATATCCTAAATTCTAAAAGTGACCATGATTTTTCCCAGCTTTTTTATCGGCAGCGTCGTAAAATAGTACTATATTCTGTGCTATGTAGTaccaattttgaaaatgtatgtaGTGTACGAGAATTTTGACCAGAGAAGAGTGGCCATTCcaggagaaaatatttttctgcaatTCTTGTTCACATTTCTTCTCTGATTTCTTTGTCTCAAAATTGGCGTACTCTGCGCAAAAATTGCGcagaaatatgtaataaaattagcagaaaaatgttagtaaaatttcaacataattttagtatgaaaatagtcataaaaattcaaactttaattaaatgtcGATGAAactattaaacatattttttatttggagtTTAATTTTGGGGACTTGCTTTCAAAAAATACTCTTGTCaagacaagaataaaaaatcacataatGTTATGGCTTTTATTctactatataatttttcacttaCGAGATATAAAACTCTCGTGTCCACCTAGCGGCAGTGCCGCATACTTCTCgcaaattttctgtttttcttacatttcttcGCAAATAGGTTTTGCagagaaaatgcaaaaaaatttcttttcaatcATCCAATCAAAATTTAACCGCCACTACAGTATAAGTAAGAACAGTATAAGCAAGGACAGTAAGTTCACTCCGTCACAAAACGCGGAAAAAGTTGTCTTTCGCACATGACCAAGTAGCACAACCAGCATGGCGGTTAAATTCTGATTGGACGCTTCCAGCATATGGCGTTATCAACCCGACTCAGGTT contains the following coding sequences:
- the LOC105194380 gene encoding uncharacterized protein CG3556 isoform X1; translation: MQNLKTHPNIMWGRANIAIVIFLLGWLCIFTRAEASNAEVSLAGTEAETILERAATWLWSQRDKDAGWGNDTHRVLLVLRLANLSHDDNIAPPAPLELQLIAKQMELEIVLLLWRHREIGFSPVQLARYTLALNAMCMDPRQFHGHDLIGTLQHHEPPTDYDFALTTLAACSAQAHVRKRQMRRLLDIANAARDHNVDTIAMLILALRCIVQDHRHRNLHHIVRKPSMELARQQRHDGSFGDLRNTVLVMQALEEVENEPADNWNRSAALTWLINQQRPDGSFHGNVHATAEAMLGVAPRGLASIRALDCGQNLSDNTPPRLTTSNVADIGTSDNHSEISLSSDMSGNNTNNIDTTLTTGTVAPVLVNVSYTLWVGSNVNETYNLTVTAPKNETFYSVMLLAASMSSHFQFSASEWPNGHYVHTLAGYKEEPMSYHYWLLYRLPSPPESSSPPGNQLVAPGGVDNLQISEGEHYLFWYKKL
- the LOC105194380 gene encoding uncharacterized protein CG3556 isoform X2, producing the protein MQNLKTHPNIMWGRANIAIVIFLLGWLCIFTRAEASNAEVSLAGTEAETILERAATWLWSQRDKDAGWGNDTHRVLLVLRLANLSHDDNIAPPAPLELQLIAKQMELEIVLLLWRHREIGFSPVQLARYTLALNAMCMDPRQFHGHDLIGTLQHHEPPTDYDFALTTLAACSAQAHVRKRQMRRLLDIANAARDHNVDTIAMLILALRCIVQDHRHRNLHHIVRKPSMELARQQRHDGSFGDLRNTVLVMQALEEVENEPADNWNRSAALTWLINQQRPDGSFHGNVHATAEAMLGVAPRGLASIRALDCGQNLSDNTPPRLTTSNDIGTSDNHSEISLSSDMSGNNTNNIDTTLTTGTVAPVLVNVSYTLWVGSNVNETYNLTVTAPKNETFYSVMLLAASMSSHFQFSASEWPNGHYVHTLAGYKEEPMSYHYWLLYRLPSPPESSSPPGNQLVAPGGVDNLQISEGEHYLFWYKKL